In Sphingomonas crocodyli, a genomic segment contains:
- a CDS encoding FliI/YscN family ATPase — protein MLATVELDHAGPRRVGKLVSYDGLMLEATGFPMPVGSNARVIDADGHAALAEVVGFRGDRTLLMALDSDAPHSAGARIEPDRRGGNVDVGDGLLGRVMDALGNPIDGLGPISTADRWPLAGRRGNPLDRARVTEPFDMGVRAINALLTAGVGQRIAIAAGSGVGKSVLMGQMIAGADADIIVVGLVGERSREVSDFLATKLSGPVRQKSVVVAVPADHPPLLRLRAAMRATAIAEYFRSQGKRVLLLIDSLTRVAHAQREIGLSLGEPPTMKGYPPSALGLIPRLVERAGVDVVTGGSITALYTVLADGDDTDDPIVDTARAIVDGHIILSRGLAEQGVFPAIDVGKSLSRVMSDIVTPEHQRAAQILRRLWSLYEENRDLVLMGAYRAGSDPVIDIAIQRHDEILEFIGQDQKERVDYAASNQALLERFG, from the coding sequence ATGCTGGCGACGGTCGAACTCGACCATGCCGGCCCGCGCCGTGTGGGCAAGCTCGTCTCCTATGACGGCCTCATGCTGGAGGCGACCGGCTTCCCCATGCCGGTCGGCTCCAATGCCCGCGTCATCGATGCCGATGGCCACGCCGCGCTCGCCGAAGTCGTCGGCTTCCGTGGCGACCGCACGCTCCTGATGGCGCTCGATTCGGATGCCCCGCACAGCGCCGGCGCGCGGATCGAACCCGATCGTCGTGGTGGCAACGTCGATGTCGGCGATGGCCTGCTCGGCCGCGTAATGGACGCGCTGGGCAATCCGATCGACGGCCTCGGCCCGATCTCCACCGCCGATCGCTGGCCGCTGGCCGGCCGTCGCGGCAACCCGCTCGATCGCGCCCGCGTGACCGAGCCGTTCGACATGGGCGTTCGCGCGATCAACGCACTGCTCACCGCCGGCGTTGGCCAACGTATCGCGATCGCCGCCGGTTCGGGCGTCGGCAAATCGGTGCTGATGGGGCAGATGATCGCCGGCGCCGATGCCGACATCATCGTCGTCGGCCTGGTCGGCGAACGCAGCCGCGAAGTCAGCGACTTCCTGGCCACCAAGCTCAGCGGCCCCGTCCGCCAGAAGAGCGTCGTCGTGGCCGTCCCCGCCGATCATCCGCCGCTGCTGCGCCTGCGCGCCGCGATGCGCGCAACCGCGATCGCCGAATATTTCCGCAGCCAGGGCAAGCGCGTCCTGCTGCTGATCGACAGCCTGACCCGCGTCGCCCATGCGCAGCGCGAAATCGGCCTGTCGCTGGGCGAACCGCCGACGATGAAGGGCTATCCGCCCTCCGCGCTCGGTCTGATCCCGCGCCTTGTCGAGCGTGCGGGCGTCGATGTCGTCACCGGCGGATCGATCACCGCACTCTACACCGTCCTCGCCGACGGCGACGATACCGACGATCCCATCGTCGATACCGCGCGCGCGATCGTCGACGGGCACATCATCCTGTCGCGTGGCCTTGCCGAGCAGGGCGTTTTCCCCGCGATCGACGTGGGCAAGTCGCTGAGCCGCGTGATGAGCGACATCGTGACCCCGGAGCATCAGCGCGCCGCGCAGATCCTGCGCCGCCTGTGGTCGCTTTATGAAGAAAATCGCGATCTCGTCCTGATGGGCGCCTATCGCGCGGGCAGCGATCCGGTGATCGACATCGCGATCCAGCGCCATGACGAAATCTTAGAGTTTATCGGGCAGGACCAGAAGGAACGCGTCGATTACGCCGCGTCGAACCAGGCATTGCTTGAGAGGTTTGGCTGA
- a CDS encoding flagellar hook-length control protein FliK, which produces MTLAALAASSALTSITSVSPAPQAPNPAPAPNGGAPAAPAPAFNKLLDRARTTDEGAAKDETALPKSASTDSDDKDADSEGTTDNVVTLQTATTPTPSPDALTAAAGEGVTAVLALIQMANAAMTQPPAATPVVTTDAPATPTITAPTIMAPIVDTTPVALTNVPAALQQVLAQASTEAPAPAIVADAPSPDLPDTAVDIEVPTVATTVVTLPKAATTAPLDTATVLAALKARAAVIDAEPMPQPALVQTPDAAPVVTPVAAQPVIQVAAPATPAPAAPVTEVAAVVATAVAPTVINPIETADAQPAPTQPTVIADAAPVAPVATPTPIVAAAPVIAEQAPAPTAPLPDTAPVAAAAPKVVAPHIDARAEPAKAEAPRAEKVDDDAVSFADAPSVEQQPTPVAAAPERAPRAEAPTQAAPAAPVDNQPVERHLDLARDTQWLDQLTRDINMAAATNGHLKFQLNPERLGALTVEIANSASGASIKFTADSADAQKIIADAQPRLIAEARQQGLTIAETKVDLSNRQGSNASNMTGQGQAQNQSGQQSSQDAKHSVRSTSTMREEPAESATRDDDDRYA; this is translated from the coding sequence ATGACGCTAGCAGCCCTCGCCGCTTCCTCTGCGTTGACCAGTATCACCAGCGTATCGCCAGCCCCGCAGGCTCCGAACCCGGCGCCCGCGCCGAACGGTGGCGCGCCCGCCGCGCCTGCACCCGCCTTCAACAAGCTGCTCGATCGCGCCCGCACCACGGATGAGGGTGCTGCGAAGGACGAGACCGCGCTTCCCAAGAGCGCATCGACCGACAGCGACGACAAGGATGCCGACAGCGAAGGCACGACCGACAATGTCGTGACGCTGCAGACCGCGACGACGCCCACCCCCTCCCCCGACGCGCTGACCGCGGCGGCGGGCGAAGGCGTGACCGCCGTCCTCGCGCTCATCCAGATGGCGAATGCCGCGATGACGCAGCCGCCGGCCGCGACGCCCGTCGTCACGACCGATGCGCCCGCGACGCCGACGATCACCGCGCCGACGATCATGGCCCCGATCGTCGACACCACCCCGGTCGCGCTCACGAACGTTCCGGCTGCGCTGCAGCAGGTGCTCGCCCAGGCATCGACCGAGGCGCCCGCGCCCGCAATCGTCGCCGACGCGCCGAGCCCGGATCTGCCCGACACGGCGGTCGATATCGAAGTGCCGACGGTCGCTACGACCGTCGTGACCCTGCCGAAGGCGGCCACCACTGCGCCGCTCGACACCGCGACCGTCCTCGCCGCGCTCAAGGCGCGTGCGGCCGTGATCGATGCTGAGCCGATGCCGCAGCCCGCCCTCGTCCAGACGCCCGATGCCGCGCCGGTGGTGACGCCGGTCGCCGCTCAGCCGGTCATTCAGGTCGCAGCGCCTGCTACGCCGGCCCCGGCAGCTCCGGTCACTGAAGTCGCAGCCGTAGTCGCGACCGCAGTAGCGCCGACCGTGATCAATCCGATCGAGACGGCCGACGCGCAGCCTGCGCCCACCCAACCGACCGTTATCGCCGATGCCGCTCCGGTCGCCCCGGTCGCAACCCCGACACCCATCGTCGCGGCAGCGCCCGTCATCGCGGAGCAGGCGCCCGCGCCCACCGCTCCGCTGCCCGATACGGCTCCGGTCGCAGCCGCCGCGCCCAAGGTCGTCGCTCCGCATATCGATGCGCGTGCCGAACCGGCAAAGGCCGAAGCGCCGCGCGCCGAGAAGGTCGACGACGATGCCGTATCGTTCGCCGATGCTCCGTCCGTGGAACAGCAGCCGACACCGGTCGCCGCCGCGCCCGAGCGTGCGCCGCGCGCCGAAGCACCGACGCAGGCCGCTCCTGCTGCGCCTGTCGACAATCAGCCGGTCGAACGCCATCTCGATCTCGCCCGCGATACGCAGTGGCTCGATCAGCTGACGCGCGACATCAACATGGCGGCCGCGACCAACGGCCATCTGAAGTTCCAGCTCAACCCCGAGCGCCTGGGCGCGCTGACGGTCGAGATCGCGAACAGCGCGAGCGGGGCTTCGATCAAGTTCACCGCCGATAGTGCCGACGCGCAGAAGATCATTGCCGACGCACAGCCGCGCCTGATCGCCGAAGCGCGCCAGCAGGGGCTGACGATCGCCGAAACCAAGGTCGATCTGTCGAACCGCCAAGGTTCGAACGCATCGAACATGACCGGCCAGGGCCAGGCCCAGAACCAGTCCGGCCAACAGTCTTCACAAGATGCTAAGCATTCTGTGCGATCCACGTCGACCATGCGCGAGGAGCCGGCCGAATCGGCGACCCGCGACGACGATGATCGCTATGCGTAA
- a CDS encoding flagellar basal body-associated FliL family protein, with protein MADAAAAPKPKKKGGMMKILMMVVAALVLVGGGVGAGLYAAGAGLAGGAHHKEEPEDPNAPKLVKKEGADEGHGGEKTSLPSDGIESDKSPDPTKYKATYYTFEQPFTSNLRDSDGFAQVGLGISTYYDAKVLDNIKNDEMPIRSAVLMTLADQDAFSIQTPEGKVKLQKALKDTINKVLREHEGFGGVDNVYFTSLVVQ; from the coding sequence ATGGCCGATGCAGCTGCAGCCCCCAAGCCCAAGAAGAAGGGCGGGATGATGAAGATCCTGATGATGGTCGTGGCCGCCCTTGTGCTGGTCGGCGGCGGCGTTGGCGCGGGCCTGTATGCGGCCGGCGCGGGCCTGGCCGGCGGCGCGCACCACAAGGAAGAGCCCGAGGATCCCAACGCGCCCAAGCTCGTGAAGAAGGAAGGCGCCGACGAAGGGCATGGCGGCGAAAAGACGTCGCTGCCTTCGGATGGCATCGAGAGCGACAAGTCGCCCGATCCGACCAAGTATAAGGCGACCTATTATACCTTCGAGCAGCCGTTCACGTCGAACCTGCGCGATTCGGATGGCTTCGCCCAGGTCGGCCTCGGCATCTCGACCTATTATGACGCCAAGGTGCTGGACAACATCAAGAATGACGAAATGCCGATCCGTTCGGCCGTCCTGATGACCCTCGCCGATCAGGATGCCTTCAGCATCCAGACGCCCGAGGGCAAGGTGAAACTTCAGAAGGCGCTGAAGGATACGATCAACAAGGTCCTGCGCGAACATGAAGGTTTTGGTGGTGTAGACAACGTCTATTTCACCAGCCTGGTTGTTCAATAA
- a CDS encoding flagellar motor switch protein FliM, translating to MTRASNSLSGDEVAALMDELSDISIDPTPEAPVDRGAPSSFPLAGAKERPHADLSLVERMNEKLARRLRDVIEPIAQARTRVEADPLECRRFEEWQRNQPDYMALNMFRLRPMKGNMMIAIEPAFISNMVDTFYGGTGNGLTHKSDEFTPSEERLLTRIVGAITDVLTRTWAELYPIEFKPAGRETNPAFASMMRGDEAVVVQSFSLKPGMSRSTRIEILYPLAALQPIEAELTARVHEDPEEDDQEWRGKLESALQNVTLPVRSVLARPEITVAQLMALKPGDVIPIKLANSVPLLVGNRRFGEGTIGEQEGRVAMMIEDIGKGLLK from the coding sequence ATGACTCGCGCCAGCAACAGCCTCTCGGGTGACGAAGTCGCCGCGCTGATGGACGAATTGAGCGACATCTCGATCGATCCGACGCCTGAAGCGCCGGTCGATCGCGGCGCGCCCTCGTCCTTCCCGCTCGCCGGCGCGAAGGAACGCCCCCACGCCGATCTCTCGCTGGTCGAGCGGATGAACGAGAAGCTCGCCCGCCGTCTGCGCGACGTGATCGAACCGATCGCCCAGGCCCGCACCCGCGTCGAGGCCGATCCGCTCGAATGCCGCCGTTTCGAGGAATGGCAGCGCAATCAGCCCGATTATATGGCGCTGAACATGTTCCGCCTGCGCCCGATGAAGGGCAATATGATGATCGCTATCGAACCCGCGTTCATCAGCAACATGGTCGACACCTTCTACGGCGGCACCGGCAACGGCCTGACGCACAAGTCTGACGAGTTCACACCCTCGGAGGAGCGCCTGCTCACCCGCATCGTGGGCGCGATCACGGACGTGCTGACCCGCACCTGGGCCGAACTTTATCCGATCGAATTCAAGCCCGCGGGCCGCGAAACCAACCCTGCTTTCGCCAGCATGATGCGCGGCGACGAGGCGGTGGTCGTCCAGAGCTTCTCGCTGAAGCCCGGCATGTCGCGCTCGACCCGGATCGAAATCCTCTATCCGCTCGCGGCGCTCCAGCCGATCGAGGCGGAACTGACAGCGCGCGTCCATGAAGATCCCGAAGAGGACGATCAGGAATGGCGCGGCAAGCTCGAATCCGCGCTCCAGAACGTCACCCTGCCCGTCCGCTCGGTGCTGGCGCGGCCTGAAATCACCGTAGCGCAGCTGATGGCGCTCAAGCCCGGCGATGTCATCCCGATCAAGCTCGCCAATTCGGTCCCCCTCCTCGTCGGCAATCGCCGCTTCGGGGAAGGCACGATCGGCGAGCAGGAAGGGCGCGTCGCCATGATGATCGAAGATATTGGAAAAGGCCTGCTGAAATGA
- the fliN gene encoding flagellar motor switch protein FliN: MTDMSDVPSVAAGIELADRANYRLLQDIPLRLSVEVGSTSMRLADLMDLSAGSVVELDRQANELLDILVNGTLVAKGEVVTVNGKFGIRVVDVVAADARLSGIERRS; encoded by the coding sequence ATGACCGATATGTCCGATGTTCCCAGTGTCGCCGCCGGCATCGAGCTGGCCGACCGCGCCAATTATCGGCTGCTGCAGGACATTCCGCTGCGCCTCTCGGTCGAGGTGGGCAGCACGTCGATGCGCCTTGCCGACCTGATGGATCTGAGCGCCGGCAGCGTCGTCGAACTCGATCGCCAGGCCAACGAACTGCTCGACATCCTCGTCAACGGCACGCTGGTCGCCAAGGGCGAGGTAGTGACAGTCAACGGAAAGTTCGGAATAAGGGTGGTCGACGTGGTCGCCGCCGATGCGCGGCTGTCGGGTATCGAACGCCGGTCGTGA
- a CDS encoding FliO/MopB family protein: MIFEYVLKLLILVPLVAALAYGSLWLWRRMQPGMAIGGNRQRAIKVVDAIPMGATGRIAVIEFANKQILVSISRGKIEKLAEAPADGLFVLPDEI; the protein is encoded by the coding sequence ATGATTTTCGAATATGTCCTGAAGCTGCTGATCCTGGTGCCGCTGGTGGCGGCGCTGGCTTATGGATCGCTGTGGCTGTGGCGCCGGATGCAGCCCGGCATGGCGATCGGCGGCAACCGCCAGCGCGCGATCAAAGTGGTCGATGCGATCCCGATGGGCGCAACCGGCCGGATCGCGGTGATCGAATTCGCCAACAAGCAGATCCTCGTCTCGATCTCGCGCGGCAAGATCGAAAAGCTCGCCGAAGCGCCGGCCGACGGCCTGTTCGTGCTGCCCGACGAAATCTAA
- a CDS encoding oxidoreductase-like domain-containing protein: MTEPPAPPRRPDIENCCGRGCEPCIFDYYNAALERWEGKMRALGLEPPAIERAIPGRRR; this comes from the coding sequence GTGACCGAACCGCCCGCACCCCCGCGTCGACCCGATATCGAGAATTGCTGCGGGCGCGGCTGCGAGCCGTGCATCTTCGATTATTACAACGCCGCGCTGGAGCGGTGGGAGGGGAAGATGCGCGCGCTGGGGCTGGAGCCGCCCGCGATCGAACGGGCGATCCCGGGACGGCGGCGTTAG
- a CDS encoding cupin domain-containing protein gives MGVRRVVSGQDASGKSIIVSDEVIDPVGLTVPIWREDETASFPRDGSLPPVSRFFPGPGGSRFIIMTFPAAGQDIPHSKPGEIDAKVGTGIGDVMEPGSDGFHTTDTIDYEVVLSGEISIELDNGIVKHLKAGDCFIQNGTRHRWFNLGDVPAVVAVVLVGGHPRT, from the coding sequence ATGGGCGTGCGGCGCGTGGTTTCGGGGCAGGATGCCTCGGGCAAGTCGATCATCGTCAGTGACGAGGTGATCGATCCGGTGGGCCTGACCGTGCCGATCTGGCGCGAGGACGAGACCGCCAGCTTCCCGCGCGACGGATCGCTCCCGCCGGTCAGCCGCTTCTTCCCGGGGCCGGGCGGCAGCCGCTTCATCATCATGACTTTTCCGGCCGCGGGGCAGGATATCCCGCATTCGAAGCCCGGCGAGATCGATGCGAAGGTCGGCACCGGCATCGGCGACGTGATGGAGCCGGGCAGCGACGGTTTCCACACCACCGACACAATCGATTATGAGGTGGTGCTGTCGGGCGAAATCTCGATCGAGCTGGATAACGGCATCGTCAAGCATCTGAAGGCGGGGGACTGCTTCATCCAGAACGGGACGCGCCATCGCTGGTTCAATCTGGGCGATGTGCCCGCGGTGGTCGCGGTGGTGCTGGTCGGCGGGCATCCGCGCACCTAG
- the dxs gene encoding 1-deoxy-D-xylulose-5-phosphate synthase translates to MSDRPATPLLDQARTPQELRKLNPGQLRQLADELRAEMISAVSTTGGHLGAGLGVVELTAALHYVFDTPNDVLIWDVGHQAYPHKILTGRRDRIRTLRQGGGLSGFTKRSESEYDPFGAAHSSTSISAALGFAVANKLANKPGRAIAVIGDGAMSAGMAYEAMNNAKQAGNRLIVVLNDNDMSIAPPVGALSAYLAKIVSSRPFLSMREFAKRLAQKFPRPIHDAAKRMDEYARGMATGGTLFEELGFYYVGPVDGHNLDHLLPILENVRDSDHGPVLIHVVTQKGKGYAPAEAASDKYHGVQKFDVVTGAQVKAPPGPPAYQNVFGDALIREAERDSTICAITAAMPSGTGVDRFAKAFPDRTFDVGIAEQHAVTFAAGLAAQGMRPFCAIYSTFLQRAYDQVVHDVAIQNLPVRFAIDRAGLVGADGSTHAGSFDITYLATLPNMVVMAAADEAELVHMTHTAAMHDSGPIAVRYPRGGGTGAAIPEVPQQLPIGKGRIVKEGKSVAILSLGTRLEEAMKAAEQLEALGLSTTVADLRFAKPLDEAMIEKLLTSHEVAVTVEEGAIGGLGAHVLTFASDHGLIDNGLKLRTLRLPDVFQDHDKPEKQYAEAGLDAESIVGTVLAALHRNNAGLPARA, encoded by the coding sequence ATGAGTGACCGTCCCGCGACTCCGCTTCTCGATCAGGCGCGTACCCCGCAAGAATTGCGCAAACTGAACCCCGGCCAGCTTCGCCAGTTGGCCGATGAGTTGCGCGCGGAGATGATTTCCGCGGTTTCGACGACGGGTGGGCACCTTGGCGCGGGCCTCGGCGTGGTCGAACTGACCGCCGCGCTCCATTATGTTTTCGATACGCCGAACGACGTTTTGATCTGGGACGTCGGCCATCAGGCCTATCCGCACAAAATTCTCACCGGCCGGCGCGATCGCATCCGCACGCTGCGGCAGGGCGGGGGGCTCAGCGGCTTCACCAAGCGCAGCGAGAGCGAATATGATCCGTTCGGGGCGGCGCACAGCTCGACCTCGATCTCGGCCGCTTTGGGCTTCGCTGTCGCCAACAAGCTGGCGAACAAGCCGGGCCGCGCGATCGCGGTGATCGGCGACGGTGCGATGTCGGCGGGCATGGCCTATGAGGCGATGAACAACGCCAAGCAGGCGGGCAACCGCCTGATCGTGGTCCTGAACGACAATGACATGTCGATCGCGCCGCCGGTGGGGGCGCTGTCGGCCTATCTGGCGAAGATCGTGTCGTCGCGCCCGTTCCTGTCGATGCGCGAGTTCGCCAAGCGGCTGGCGCAGAAATTCCCACGGCCGATCCACGATGCGGCCAAGCGGATGGACGAATATGCGCGCGGCATGGCGACCGGCGGCACGTTGTTCGAGGAACTGGGCTTCTATTATGTCGGCCCGGTCGACGGCCATAATCTCGATCATCTGCTGCCGATCCTGGAAAATGTCCGCGACAGCGATCACGGGCCTGTGCTGATCCATGTCGTGACGCAGAAGGGCAAGGGCTATGCCCCGGCCGAGGCCGCGTCCGACAAATATCATGGCGTCCAGAAGTTCGACGTCGTCACCGGCGCGCAGGTGAAGGCGCCGCCGGGGCCGCCCGCTTATCAGAACGTTTTCGGCGATGCGCTGATCCGCGAGGCCGAGCGCGATTCGACGATCTGCGCGATCACCGCCGCAATGCCGAGCGGCACGGGCGTCGATCGCTTTGCCAAGGCTTTCCCCGATCGCACCTTCGACGTGGGTATCGCCGAACAGCATGCCGTGACCTTCGCCGCCGGCCTCGCTGCGCAGGGTATGCGCCCGTTCTGCGCGATCTATTCGACCTTCCTGCAGCGCGCTTATGACCAGGTGGTCCACGACGTCGCGATCCAGAACCTGCCGGTCCGCTTCGCGATCGACCGCGCGGGGCTGGTGGGCGCCGACGGATCGACCCATGCGGGAAGCTTCGATATCACCTATCTCGCGACCCTGCCGAACATGGTCGTGATGGCTGCGGCGGACGAGGCCGAACTCGTCCACATGACGCACACGGCGGCGATGCACGACAGCGGGCCGATCGCGGTCCGCTATCCGCGCGGCGGCGGCACGGGCGCAGCGATCCCCGAAGTTCCGCAGCAGCTTCCGATCGGCAAGGGCCGCATCGTCAAGGAAGGCAAGAGCGTCGCGATCCTGTCGCTGGGCACGCGTCTCGAGGAAGCGATGAAGGCGGCAGAGCAGCTTGAAGCGCTGGGCCTGTCGACCACGGTCGCCGACCTCCGTTTTGCCAAGCCGCTCGACGAGGCGATGATCGAGAAGCTGCTGACCTCGCACGAGGTGGCCGTGACGGTCGAGGAGGGCGCGATCGGCGGCCTTGGCGCGCATGTACTGACCTTCGCGTCGGATCATGGCCTGATCGACAATGGCCTCAAGCTGCGCACGCTGCGCCTGCCCGACGTCTTTCAGGACCACGACAAGCCCGAGAAGCAATATGCCGAGGCGGGGCTGGACGCGGAATCGATCGTCGGCACGGTGCTGGCGGCGCTCCACCGCAACAATGCGGGACTCCCGGCGCGGGCCTGA
- a CDS encoding HesA/MoeB/ThiF family protein yields MSFTDEQLDRYARHIILKEIGGAGQTALARATVAMIGAGGIGSPALQYLVAAGVGTIRLIDDDVVSLSNLQRQTLFATADVGRPKVEVAAERAAAANPDVTIDARPVRIDAGNAAHLLSGANIIVDGCDNFTTRLIVSDTATALCIPLVSAAVGQFDGQLSVWRGYEADKPCYRCLVGDDPDRPDISCADQGVLGALTGVLGSLAAMEAVRVITGFGDDPAGKLLLIDALAFRFRTITVPKDPGCRCSH; encoded by the coding sequence ATGTCCTTTACAGACGAACAGCTCGATCGATATGCGCGCCACATCATCCTGAAGGAGATTGGCGGCGCCGGGCAGACGGCGCTGGCGCGCGCCACGGTGGCGATGATCGGCGCAGGCGGGATCGGATCGCCCGCGCTCCAATATCTGGTCGCGGCGGGCGTCGGCACGATCCGGCTGATCGACGACGATGTCGTGTCGCTCTCGAATCTGCAGCGCCAGACCCTGTTCGCGACAGCCGATGTCGGGCGCCCCAAGGTCGAGGTCGCGGCAGAGCGCGCGGCGGCGGCGAACCCGGACGTGACGATCGATGCACGGCCGGTGCGGATCGACGCGGGCAACGCCGCCCATCTGCTCAGCGGGGCCAACATAATCGTCGACGGCTGCGACAATTTCACGACCCGGCTGATCGTCTCCGATACCGCGACCGCGCTGTGCATCCCGCTCGTCTCAGCGGCGGTCGGGCAGTTCGATGGACAGCTTTCGGTGTGGCGCGGATATGAAGCCGACAAGCCCTGTTATCGCTGCCTTGTCGGCGACGATCCCGACCGCCCCGACATCAGCTGCGCCGATCAGGGCGTGCTGGGCGCGCTGACCGGGGTGCTGGGCAGCCTCGCCGCGATGGAAGCGGTGCGCGTCATCACCGGCTTCGGTGACGATCCGGCGGGCAAGCTGCTGCTGATCGACGCGCTTGCCTTCCGTTTCCGCACGATCACCGTGCCCAAGGATCCGGGGTGCCGATGCTCACATTGA
- a CDS encoding DsrE family protein, with protein MLTLIVAGSDPERLHAALSFAAASAAIGDETRLHAHAPAVRLLLSPDTTPPAPGLPSIAQAIDDAVELGVRITLCQTGLGDASPGRFDVDGPVGVLTGGGRLVVF; from the coding sequence ATGCTCACATTGATCGTCGCCGGCTCCGACCCCGAGCGCCTCCACGCCGCGCTCAGCTTCGCCGCAGCCTCCGCCGCAATCGGAGATGAGACGCGGCTGCACGCGCATGCGCCGGCAGTGCGCCTGCTCCTGTCACCCGATACGACGCCCCCCGCCCCCGGCCTGCCGAGCATCGCGCAGGCGATCGACGATGCGGTCGAACTGGGCGTGCGGATCACGCTGTGCCAGACGGGTCTTGGCGATGCATCGCCCGGCCGTTTCGACGTCGACGGGCCGGTCGGCGTGCTGACCGGCGGCGGGCGGCTCGTCGTCTTCTGA
- a CDS encoding GMC family oxidoreductase, with the protein MDALDGTYDYIIVGAGSAGCVVANRLSADPSIRVLLLEAGGKDDWIWFHIPAGYLFAIGNPRADWMFETEAEAGLNGRALKYPRGKVLGGSSAINAMISMRGQAADYDGWRDLGLAGWGWDDVRPVFRRLDSHFRGACDHHGADGEWRVEEPRLRWSILDAVARATIEMGVPATDDFNRGDNEGVGYFHVNQRRGLRVSAARAFLKPVLKRPNLRVETGVHVERILFDDKRATGIRYRQNSQIMEATTCGEVILCAGAVGSPHLLQLSGVGPAEWLSGHDIPVIADSQGIGRNLQDHLQQRAIYRVTGAKTLNTTYHSLFGRALIGLDYALRRRGPLTMAPSQLGIFTRSSADQDRANLEFHIQPLSLDKFGDPLHRFPAITLSACNLRPTSRGEIRLRSPDPADKPTIAPNYLSTEEDRAVAADAIRVTRRLMAQPTMQLFAPDEILPGPSVGDDQAALVKAAGDIGTTIFHPVGTAAMGKVVDERLRVIGLDGLRVIDASVMPTITSGNTNTPTIMIADKGAEMVRADRRAS; encoded by the coding sequence ATGGACGCCCTCGACGGCACCTACGATTATATCATCGTCGGCGCGGGTTCGGCCGGGTGCGTGGTCGCAAACCGCCTGTCGGCCGATCCTTCGATCCGCGTCCTCCTGCTCGAAGCGGGCGGGAAGGACGACTGGATCTGGTTCCACATCCCCGCCGGCTATCTCTTCGCGATCGGCAATCCGCGCGCCGACTGGATGTTCGAGACGGAGGCCGAAGCCGGCCTCAACGGCCGCGCGCTCAAATATCCGCGCGGCAAGGTGCTGGGTGGCTCCTCGGCGATCAACGCAATGATCTCAATGCGCGGGCAGGCCGCCGATTATGACGGATGGCGCGATCTGGGGCTGGCCGGCTGGGGCTGGGACGATGTTCGCCCGGTCTTCCGCCGGCTCGACAGCCATTTCCGGGGCGCATGCGACCATCATGGCGCCGACGGCGAGTGGCGGGTCGAGGAACCGCGGCTGCGCTGGTCGATCCTCGATGCCGTCGCGCGGGCTACGATCGAAATGGGCGTGCCCGCGACCGACGATTTCAACCGGGGCGACAATGAGGGCGTCGGCTATTTCCACGTCAACCAGCGGCGCGGCCTGCGCGTCTCGGCGGCGCGCGCCTTCCTGAAACCCGTTCTCAAGCGCCCGAACCTGCGCGTCGAAACCGGCGTCCATGTCGAACGCATCCTGTTCGATGACAAGCGCGCCACCGGCATCCGCTATCGCCAGAACAGCCAGATCATGGAGGCGACGACGTGCGGCGAGGTCATCCTCTGCGCGGGCGCGGTCGGCTCCCCGCATCTGCTCCAATTGTCGGGCGTCGGCCCCGCCGAATGGCTCTCCGGGCACGACATCCCCGTCATCGCCGACAGCCAGGGCATTGGCCGCAACCTGCAGGATCATCTGCAGCAGCGCGCGATCTACCGCGTGACCGGCGCGAAGACGCTCAACACCACCTATCATTCGCTGTTCGGCCGTGCGCTGATCGGCCTCGATTACGCGCTACGCCGCCGGGGGCCGCTGACGATGGCGCCGAGCCAGCTGGGTATCTTCACCCGCTCCTCCGCCGATCAGGATCGCGCGAACCTGGAGTTTCACATCCAGCCGCTATCGCTCGACAAGTTCGGCGATCCGCTCCACCGCTTTCCGGCGATCACCCTTTCGGCGTGCAACCTGCGCCCCACCTCACGCGGCGAAATCCGCCTGCGCTCGCCCGATCCGGCCGACAAACCGACAATCGCGCCCAACTATCTTTCAACCGAGGAGGATCGCGCCGTCGCCGCCGATGCGATCCGCGTCACCCGCCGCCTTATGGCGCAACCGACGATGCAGCTTTTCGCCCCCGACGAGATACTACCCGGCCCCTCGGTCGGCGACGATCAGGCCGCGCTGGTGAAGGCCGCAGGCGATATCGGCACCACGATCTTCCACCCCGTCGGCACCGCCGCGATGGGCAAAGTGGTCGACGAACGTCTCCGCGTCATCGGCCTCGACGGGCTTCGCGTCATCGATGCCTCGGTGATGCCGACGATCACATCGGGCAACACCAACACCCCCACGATCATGATCGCCGACAAGGGCGCCGAGATGGTCCGCGCGGATCGGCGCGCAAGCTAA